The following DNA comes from Nicotiana sylvestris chromosome 10, ASM39365v2, whole genome shotgun sequence.
CCTCCATGATGTTATTTGTAAAAATATGGTGACAAGCTAGCTGTTTTTTCTCTTAGGATTTTATAATTCATCAGTTGCACTATAGACATTAAATACTGCATTCTACTTCTACAGTAGGACCTCACACAGTAATATTGGAATCTGGAAATTACCTTCTAGATTAATATGCTAATTTTGGTTTTGCGCACACTGCAATTGTCTACTTTTCTCTTGCTTAAGATTTTGTTGGTTTTGCCGCAGAAATTAAGAGTTTCTTAAAGTTCACTTTTATAATAGGACCTCAGTTCCATCCTATGATTGAAATCCAAAAGGTGGTCTTGTAGATTACTGTCAAATTTGAGCATATTGCCTACTTATTTTCCAGTGAGTACCAGAAATTTTGAGCATATCCCAGTAAGTTTATCCCTTTTATGGATTTCAATACCGAGTTTGTATTTGTGGTTCACACTATGTGAGAGCTCAATTCGTACTAGAGGTGATTCAGTTTAAACTTAACTTGTTTGCTAAACATGAAATATGTTCATACCTAATGTCAAAGTCCAAAGCATGGGAATCTTTCCCCGTTTACACTTCTCATTTTGCATCACTATTGACAAATGTGATGGCTGCAACAACCTACTTTTGCTGAATGAATTTAATGGTTTTCACTTGGTTGGCATGCATTGGGATTAAGCCGATCTTGTATTAATCTCATCTTCATGTCTCACAAATTCTTTATTTGATTTTATGTTTAACCttcttctatttatttttcttattcattaATGTAGATCAATGTCATCctttatgcttcataggtgtacaTGTTTTCAGAATGGTATAAGCCGGGttgcactctagaatatccacTTCAAGGAAGTGGAGCAATTGTTGATGCTCTTGTTCGAGGATTACAAAAATTTGGTGGGAGGATTTCTCTCAAGAGTCACGTAGAAAACATAGTTGTTGAAAATGGCCGAGCTGCTGGAGTCAAATTAAGAGGTGGCCAAGTGAGTAAATAAAAACTATGATGCATAGTGAAATGATACACGACATTTTGATTAAGGTTGTGCTTTTTCCTTGTCAAAAACATAAACCAAAATATTTGATGCTGCAGTTTGTTCGTGCCAAGAAGGCTGTGGTTAGCAATGCATCTATGTGGGATACCTTGAGCTTATTGCCTCCAGAAGTTGTCCCAAAATCATACCGAGACAACATCAAATCGACCCCACAGTGTGAATCGTTCATGCATCTGCATTTGGGTTTTGATGCAGAGGTAAGCTATAGCATAACGATGCATTGTTGAGAATTCTATTAGTAGGCTGTGGCAATGCAATATGATCTTCATGGATTGACAGTAAAAGACCACATAAACTGGACTATCCAATCATATGATATAATGATTAGAAAGGTCATTTTCGAGGTAATTATGTTAGTACTATTCTGCTTGTTCCATTCTTTTATGCTCTTCCTCTTGTGGGTGGGTTGTGGAGATATTTCCTTTTTTTCTGATTGACATTGCTTCATAGCCATTAAAACATGTCTCTGGGTGTCGCGTTTCATGAATTCTTTTATGTCCATTGAAATGGATGTTTAGGGTATACCTGATGACCTGGGAATCCATCATATAGTAGTAAATGACTGGGACAGAGGGGTTGATGCTGATCAGAATGTTGTGCTGATATCCGTGCCTAGTGTGCTCAGTCCAAATCTTGCTCCACCTGGAAAGCATATTTTGCATGCCTATACCCCTGGAACTGAGCCATTTGAAATTTGGGAAGGTCTTGATCGCCGAAGCAATGAGTACAAAAACCTCAAGGCTGAAAGATCTGAGGTACTCCTTGTTCTCTTATTTATTGATGATAAACAGTGGTCCGGCTTCATTATCTACAAAATCTTGAGATGATAGTATTACTGATCAATTTGCATTATTTATGTCTCATTAGTATGATGTTAGCTATCACATTGTTAGATGCTGCGTCTTTTATCTTGATTCAGAAGTTAAGCCACAATGCTCAAGCGATTGTGCATAGCTGATTTATGCTATAGATATTTCCTGTTAAGTTTATTCTCAttgacttttcttttccttctctgtGTTTATCTTTGCAATTTGTGACCTTCAGTCAAGAACTTGTTGAACTTTTCACTTCAGGTAGCTGTAAATAGGTGTGCATATTGAGGTCCCTTTTAACCTGATTTTCTGTTTACATGGCAGGTATTGTGGAGGGCTGTGGAGAAAGCACTTGGTCCAGGGTTTAATTGCGAGAAGTGTGAGGTGAAATTAGTTGGAACTCCATTAACACATAAAAGATTTCTTAGAAGAAACAGAGGGACTTATGGGCCAGCTATATTAGCAGGTAAACATAGGTGGATCTAGGTCGGCTTCAGTGTGTTCATTTGAACTCATTGCTCTCGATTTTATTAACTATGTATACATATGCAAAAAGAATTAAAGTTAAATTGATAATAAAATCACACTCATTCTGAACCCACTGACCTTATCTTGGATTCTCCTCTGCAGGTAAAGGCACATTTCCTGGACATTCAACACCAATTCCACAACTCTTGTGCTGTGGAGACTCTACTTTTCCTGGCATTGGAGTGCCTGCAGTTGCTGCTAGTGGTGCCATTGTTGCGAATTCGCTGGTTTCTGTGGCAGAACATTCACAGCTTCTTGATGCTGTAGGGATATGAGGAGACTTTTAAGCTGGTTTAAAGGCCTGTTTTTTGATTCATCCTGTACATTGGTTATACTTTGTACAGTTCTTCCTTT
Coding sequences within:
- the LOC104237074 gene encoding prolycopene isomerase, chloroplastic codes for the protein MALRFQPFSPLLNFRSTKRSRTVLARNEVSATSNGYPSSTLTSKQGKPEADIIVIGSGIGGLCCGGLLARYGQDVLVLESHDVAGGAAHSFDIKGYKFDSGPSLFSGFQSRGPQANPLAQVLDALGESIPCANYDSWMVYVPEGEFLSRIGPTEFFKDLEKYAGPDSAREWRKLLDAILPISAAAMALPPLSIRGDLGVISTAAARYAPSLLKTFAQMGPQGALGATKLLRPFSEIIDSLGIKEPFIRNWLDLLAFLLAGVKTNGILSAEMVYMFSEWYKPGCTLEYPLQGSGAIVDALVRGLQKFGGRISLKSHVENIVVENGRAAGVKLRGGQFVRAKKAVVSNASMWDTLSLLPPEVVPKSYRDNIKSTPQCESFMHLHLGFDAEGIPDDLGIHHIVVNDWDRGVDADQNVVLISVPSVLSPNLAPPGKHILHAYTPGTEPFEIWEGLDRRSNEYKNLKAERSEVLWRAVEKALGPGFNCEKCEVKLVGTPLTHKRFLRRNRGTYGPAILAGKGTFPGHSTPIPQLLCCGDSTFPGIGVPAVAASGAIVANSLVSVAEHSQLLDAVGI